In Janthinobacterium rivuli, a single genomic region encodes these proteins:
- a CDS encoding response regulator, which translates to MNPSSTRPVRPVILVVDDTPDNLLLMANLLKDSYTVKAANNGEKALRIARDTPPPDLILLDIMMPGMSGHEVAQALQADPDTRDIPIIFLTAMASSEDETHGLELGAADYITKPISPPVVLARVRTQLKVKDAADFLRDKNEYLEQEVQRRTRELGAIQDVTIHAMASLAETRDNETGNHIRRTQHYVKVLAEHLREHPRFRAFLDPDTIKLLFKSAPLHDIGKIGIPDRILLKPGRFEPEEFEIMKTHTTLGRDAIAHAEQQLGMDVDFLRLAKEIAYSHQEKWDGSGYPEGLAGDAIPISARLMALADVYDALISRRVYKEGMSHEKAVQIIAEGRGSHFDPDVCDAFLANLQVFQQIAARYADSDQDMAKQAAAIAHTLPAQ; encoded by the coding sequence ATGAACCCATCTTCTACCCGTCCCGTCAGGCCTGTAATTCTTGTCGTGGACGACACGCCGGATAATCTCCTGTTGATGGCCAACTTGCTCAAGGATAGTTATACGGTCAAAGCTGCAAATAACGGCGAGAAGGCGCTGCGCATCGCGCGCGATACACCGCCGCCCGACCTCATCCTGCTCGACATCATGATGCCTGGCATGAGCGGGCACGAAGTGGCGCAGGCACTGCAGGCCGACCCGGACACGCGCGACATTCCCATCATCTTCCTGACCGCCATGGCCTCAAGCGAGGACGAGACGCACGGTCTGGAACTGGGCGCGGCCGACTACATCACCAAGCCGATCAGCCCCCCCGTGGTGCTGGCGCGCGTGCGCACCCAGCTCAAGGTCAAGGACGCGGCCGACTTCCTGCGCGACAAGAACGAGTACCTGGAACAGGAAGTCCAGCGCCGCACGCGCGAGCTGGGCGCGATCCAGGACGTCACGATCCACGCCATGGCCTCGTTGGCAGAGACGCGCGACAATGAGACCGGCAACCACATCCGCCGCACTCAGCACTACGTCAAGGTGCTGGCCGAACACTTGCGCGAGCATCCGCGCTTCCGCGCTTTTCTCGACCCCGACACCATCAAGCTGTTGTTCAAGTCGGCGCCGTTACACGACATCGGCAAGATCGGCATCCCCGACCGCATCCTGCTCAAGCCTGGCCGCTTCGAACCCGAGGAATTCGAGATCATGAAGACCCACACCACGCTAGGGCGCGACGCCATCGCCCACGCCGAGCAACAACTGGGCATGGACGTCGACTTCCTGCGCCTGGCTAAGGAGATCGCCTACTCACACCAGGAAAAATGGGACGGCAGCGGCTACCCCGAAGGCCTGGCCGGCGATGCCATCCCGATTTCGGCACGCCTGATGGCGCTGGCCGACGTCTACGACGCCCTGATCAGCCGCCGCGTCTACAAGGAAGGCATGTCGCATGAAAAAGCGGTTCAGATCATCGCCGAGGGGCGCGGCTCGCACTTCGATCCCGACGTCTGCGACGCCTTCCTGGCCAATCTGCAGGTGTTCCAGCAGATCGCCGCGCGCTACGCCGACAGCGACCAGGACATGGCCAAGCAGGCTGCCGCCATCGCACACACCCTGCCTGCACAGTGA